A window from Actinomycetota bacterium encodes these proteins:
- a CDS encoding ABC transporter ATP-binding protein: MPGRSAGVNRRVEDLRLANLTKQFGDQRAVDDLSITIAAGSFFALLGASGCGKTTTLRMIAGLEEPTSGQVFIGEQDITDLRAHQRPVNTVFQSYALFPHLDIFENVAFGLRRRGIKHVDAAVNQMLELVELSAMARRKPSQLSGGQQQRVAVARALINEPDVLLLDEPLGALDLKLRRQMQIELKRIQSEVGTTFVHVTHDQEEAMVMADTVAVMNAGRIEQLGHPADVYETPQTVFVANFLGQSNLIVGEKFQDGEVTGASSHGVAFLMPNARNFAPSRDVVVGVRPEKITVLDLEDESKIQAGQNTLHGRVTDVSYTGVSTQYLVETAWGQQIVAFEQNSIVGDRCAVGDPVVLHWAPEHTFGLDPAEGLSSGIDPAVLALESNADA; this comes from the coding sequence GTGCCCGGCCGCAGCGCCGGGGTCAACAGACGCGTTGAGGATCTTCGCCTGGCAAATCTCACCAAGCAGTTCGGCGATCAGCGGGCCGTTGATGACCTCAGCATCACCATCGCGGCTGGTTCCTTCTTCGCCCTGCTTGGAGCCTCGGGGTGCGGCAAGACCACAACATTGCGCATGATTGCCGGGCTCGAGGAGCCAACGAGTGGACAGGTGTTCATCGGTGAGCAGGACATCACTGACCTGCGGGCACATCAGCGCCCCGTGAACACGGTCTTTCAGTCCTACGCTCTCTTTCCGCATCTGGACATCTTTGAGAATGTGGCTTTCGGCCTTCGTCGCCGCGGGATTAAGCATGTCGATGCTGCGGTGAATCAGATGCTCGAACTTGTGGAACTGAGCGCTATGGCTCGTCGTAAGCCCAGTCAGCTCTCTGGCGGCCAGCAACAGCGTGTCGCCGTAGCGAGAGCCCTCATCAACGAACCTGATGTCCTTCTGCTCGATGAACCACTTGGGGCATTGGATCTCAAACTGCGTCGCCAGATGCAAATTGAATTGAAGCGGATTCAATCGGAGGTCGGCACCACGTTTGTGCATGTCACCCATGATCAGGAAGAAGCCATGGTGATGGCCGATACCGTGGCAGTGATGAATGCCGGACGCATTGAGCAACTAGGTCACCCGGCCGACGTGTACGAAACTCCTCAGACAGTGTTCGTCGCAAACTTCCTGGGCCAGTCGAATCTGATTGTCGGCGAGAAGTTTCAGGACGGTGAAGTCACGGGCGCGAGCTCACATGGGGTGGCATTCCTCATGCCGAATGCAAGAAACTTCGCGCCGTCCCGTGACGTCGTCGTAGGTGTTCGCCCGGAGAAGATCACTGTGCTCGATCTTGAGGATGAGTCCAAGATCCAGGCTGGTCAGAACACTCTGCATGGCAGGGTCACTGATGTCTCGTATACGGGTGTCTCGACGCAGTACCTGGTGGAGACAGCTTGGGGGCAGCAGATCGTCGCCTTCGAGCAGAACTCGATCGTTGGCGATCGATGTGCGGTTGGGGACCCGGTCGTCCTGCATTGGGCGCCAGAGCACACCTTTGGTCTGGACCCCGCAGAGGGGCTGTCTTCAGGGATTGATCCGGCTGTCTTAGCGCTCGAAAGCAATGCGGACGCCTAG
- a CDS encoding ABC transporter permease yields MASVVPVASVAPAGTPAPKRSSRSVYILLIPGLAWLAVFFLIPLFTLFTTSLQKESATKPGTYVFGLQVSNYVDALVEYWPQFLRSFIYAGLATLLALAIAYPLAYFIAFKAGNWRSLMLVLVVAPAFASFLLRTYAWKTILADDGFVTSTLNSLHLLPDGRILNTGIAVVAGLTYNFLPFMILPLFASLDRIDYRLIEAGSDLYASPVKVFWRVTWPLSMPGVVAGTLLTFIPAAGDFINAELLGSAKDRMIGNVIQTNFIEFRDYPTASALSFALMAAILILVFGYIRRSGTEDLV; encoded by the coding sequence ATGGCATCGGTAGTTCCTGTTGCCTCGGTCGCGCCGGCGGGCACGCCTGCACCGAAGCGCTCTTCTCGTTCGGTCTACATTCTGCTGATTCCGGGCCTTGCCTGGCTTGCGGTCTTCTTCCTGATCCCGCTGTTCACGCTGTTCACGACCAGTCTGCAAAAAGAGTCGGCAACCAAGCCGGGCACTTATGTCTTTGGCCTTCAGGTCAGCAACTATGTAGACGCGCTGGTCGAATACTGGCCGCAGTTCCTGCGCTCCTTCATCTACGCCGGACTTGCGACGCTCCTGGCTCTTGCCATTGCCTACCCGCTTGCCTACTTCATCGCTTTCAAGGCTGGCAACTGGCGGTCACTGATGCTGGTGCTGGTAGTGGCCCCGGCCTTCGCGTCATTCCTGCTGAGGACCTACGCATGGAAGACAATCCTCGCAGACGACGGATTCGTGACTTCGACTCTGAACAGTCTGCATCTACTGCCCGATGGGCGAATCCTGAACACCGGTATAGCTGTCGTCGCAGGTCTCACATACAACTTCCTGCCCTTCATGATTCTGCCGCTGTTTGCCTCTCTTGATCGCATTGACTACCGACTGATTGAGGCCGGAAGTGATCTGTATGCGTCACCGGTCAAGGTCTTCTGGCGCGTCACCTGGCCCTTGTCGATGCCCGGTGTCGTTGCGGGGACTCTGCTCACATTCATTCCGGCTGCCGGAGATTTCATCAACGCGGAACTGCTGGGCTCGGCCAAGGATCGAATGATCGGCAATGTCATTCAGACGAACTTCATTGAGTTCCGTGACTACCCCACCGCGAGCGCGCTCTCGTTCGCGCTCATGGCGGCCATCTTGATCCTTGTCTTTGGCTACATTCGTCGTTCAGGGACTGAGGACCTCGTCTGA
- a CDS encoding ABC transporter permease: MRWIRRNIIGAIAILVLVYLFIPIAVVIAFSFNKPESKFNLTWNEFSLDAWTQICGVPGVCDSFLTSVQIGLITTLIATVLGTMIAFALVRYRFRGRSSTNLLIFMPMATPEVVMGASLLALFLNLRFPLGTVTVMIAHIMFIISFVVVAVKARLQGMDPKLEEAARDLYAGPSATFRYVTFPLVLPGIIGAALLGFSLSFDDFIISFFNAGTLVTFPIYIWGAAQRGIPPQVNALASLVFLSALAIVLGAQLYSWRRRRALAAH; this comes from the coding sequence ATGCGCTGGATCCGAAGAAACATCATCGGGGCGATTGCAATCCTCGTCCTCGTATATCTGTTCATTCCCATCGCAGTCGTCATCGCATTCAGTTTCAACAAACCAGAGAGCAAGTTCAATCTCACCTGGAATGAGTTCTCACTTGATGCATGGACTCAGATTTGTGGTGTGCCTGGTGTGTGCGATTCATTCTTGACCAGTGTCCAGATTGGCCTCATCACCACGCTCATTGCCACCGTGCTGGGAACGATGATTGCCTTTGCTCTGGTTCGCTATCGATTCCGTGGACGAAGTTCGACCAATCTTCTGATCTTCATGCCGATGGCCACACCCGAAGTTGTCATGGGCGCCAGCTTGCTCGCCTTGTTCTTGAACCTTCGATTTCCGCTGGGCACGGTGACGGTGATGATCGCTCACATCATGTTCATCATCTCCTTCGTTGTTGTGGCCGTGAAGGCTCGATTGCAGGGCATGGATCCAAAGCTCGAGGAAGCTGCCCGTGATCTGTACGCCGGTCCCTCTGCAACGTTTCGGTATGTCACCTTTCCCCTGGTCCTGCCCGGCATCATCGGTGCCGCCTTGCTGGGCTTCTCGCTTTCCTTCGACGACTTCATCATCAGCTTCTTCAATGCCGGCACTCTTGTCACCTTCCCGATCTACATCTGGGGCGCGGCGCAGCGCGGTATCCCACCACAGGTCAATGCGCTGGCATCCTTGGTGTTCCTCTCGGCACTTGCAATAGTCCTAGGTGCGCAGCTGTACAGCTGGCGTCGACGTCGAGCACTTGCCGCACATTGA
- a CDS encoding saccharopine dehydrogenase NADP-binding domain-containing protein, translated as MRVLAIGAGGVGTAAALIARRRDYFQSWLVADYDLERVTALVSRVADERFSGEQVDASDTEAVAALIRAHDITHVLNVVDPRFVLPIFNACAATGANYLDTAMSLSRPHPQRPFAEPGIKLGDAQFEQSDAWHERGQLALCGMGVEPGLADVFARYAADHLFSEIDEIGIRDGANLTVDGYDFAPSFSIWTTIEECLNPPLIWEKDRGWFTTEPFSEGEVFDFPDGIGAVECVNVEHEEVVLVPRWINCKRVTFKYGLGTEFIDVLKTLHQLGLDRTEPISVKGVMVSPRDVVAAVLPDPAAIGHLMHGKTCAGTWVTGLGKDGLPKEVYLYHVADNAWTMKEYGVQAVVWQTAMNPVIALELLATKAWEGAGVLGPEAFDSVPFLDLMSAGYGQTFGLRG; from the coding sequence ATGCGAGTTCTTGCGATTGGAGCCGGCGGCGTGGGTACGGCCGCGGCCTTGATCGCCAGGCGGCGCGACTATTTCCAGTCATGGCTGGTCGCTGACTATGACCTGGAGCGCGTGACTGCTCTGGTCAGCCGCGTGGCCGATGAACGATTCAGTGGGGAGCAGGTCGACGCGTCCGATACCGAAGCCGTGGCTGCGCTCATTCGCGCCCATGACATCACGCACGTGCTCAACGTGGTGGACCCACGATTTGTGCTGCCGATCTTCAACGCCTGCGCAGCAACCGGGGCGAACTACCTCGATACCGCAATGAGCCTGTCGCGACCTCATCCCCAGCGGCCCTTCGCGGAACCGGGAATCAAACTGGGCGATGCCCAGTTTGAGCAAAGTGATGCCTGGCACGAGCGAGGCCAGCTGGCCTTGTGCGGGATGGGTGTCGAACCCGGTCTGGCAGATGTATTCGCGCGCTACGCAGCTGACCATCTCTTCAGTGAGATTGATGAGATCGGTATACGCGACGGAGCCAACCTCACCGTTGACGGATATGACTTTGCCCCGAGTTTTTCGATCTGGACCACGATCGAGGAGTGCCTCAATCCGCCACTGATCTGGGAGAAGGATCGTGGCTGGTTCACCACTGAGCCCTTCAGCGAAGGGGAGGTCTTCGACTTTCCCGACGGTATTGGTGCGGTTGAATGTGTCAACGTTGAGCACGAAGAGGTGGTGCTGGTCCCGCGCTGGATCAACTGCAAGCGGGTCACTTTCAAGTACGGCCTCGGCACTGAATTCATTGATGTACTCAAGACTCTGCATCAGCTTGGACTGGATCGAACTGAGCCGATCAGCGTCAAGGGGGTGATGGTGAGCCCGCGCGACGTTGTAGCGGCTGTTCTTCCTGATCCGGCCGCAATTGGCCATTTGATGCATGGCAAGACTTGCGCTGGCACCTGGGTGACAGGCCTTGGAAAGGACGGCTTGCCCAAAGAGGTGTATCTGTATCACGTGGCTGACAACGCATGGACAATGAAGGAATACGGAGTACAGGCGGTGGTATGGCAGACCGCTATGAATCCCGTCATCGCGCTGGAGTTGTTGGCCACCAAGGCTTGGGAGGGCGCCGGGGTGCTAGGCCCAGAAGCATTCGACTCAGTGCCATTCCTTGATCTCATGAGCGCGGGCTATGGCCAGACCTTCGGATTGCGAGGCTGA
- a CDS encoding aldehyde dehydrogenase family protein, with protein MSASPARLWPAWVAGRAIDQGTVVDVHHPGDGAVVGSYVSPTSAEVELAIGAAAQVKDSARATTAAQRAAALMHVSRGLESRVEEVAALITAENGKPLMWARAEAQRAVATFRWAAEEARRFGGELQRLDTEAATKGRAAIIRRFPYGPVLGISPFNFPINLVAHKLAPALAVGAPIILKPAPATPLGALLLGELLAETDLPAGMWSVLPVGNDMAPSLVQDPRLPVISFTGSDVVGFAIQESVPRKHVTLELGGNAAAIVLADYSSEADLEWAASRIATFGYYQAGQSCVAVQQVMIDEHVLEALLPRLVARVEGLATGSPWDDATVVGPLISEAAAERVELWIHEAVAAGARVLVGGGRSGTSVEPTLLIDVDPQSRVATQEVFGPVVCVQVIDGLHDAITRVNSSRFGLQTGVFTHDIQAAFRAHRDLEVGGVIIGDVPSFRSDQMPYGGVKDSGSGREGLRAAMEDLTYERVLVLSDLDL; from the coding sequence ATGAGCGCATCTCCAGCCCGCTTGTGGCCAGCGTGGGTTGCGGGTCGAGCCATTGATCAGGGCACGGTCGTTGACGTGCATCACCCAGGTGACGGGGCAGTTGTGGGGAGTTATGTCAGCCCTACATCGGCGGAAGTTGAGCTAGCAATCGGGGCCGCGGCCCAGGTGAAGGACTCTGCGCGAGCAACGACTGCGGCACAACGGGCAGCCGCACTGATGCATGTCAGTCGCGGACTTGAATCGCGAGTTGAAGAAGTTGCTGCGCTCATCACAGCCGAGAACGGCAAGCCCCTGATGTGGGCCCGCGCTGAGGCACAACGCGCGGTTGCCACTTTTCGATGGGCGGCCGAGGAAGCAAGGCGCTTCGGAGGCGAACTGCAACGACTCGACACGGAGGCAGCGACCAAGGGCAGAGCAGCAATCATTCGCAGATTTCCTTATGGGCCAGTGCTGGGCATCTCGCCCTTCAACTTCCCCATCAATCTCGTTGCGCACAAACTCGCACCTGCTCTTGCCGTGGGTGCGCCGATCATTCTGAAGCCAGCCCCTGCCACCCCACTTGGCGCCTTGCTGCTGGGGGAGTTGCTCGCTGAGACCGATCTGCCGGCTGGTATGTGGTCAGTGCTGCCGGTCGGCAATGACATGGCCCCTTCGCTGGTGCAGGATCCACGACTGCCTGTCATTTCCTTCACGGGTTCTGATGTGGTCGGCTTTGCCATTCAGGAGTCTGTTCCACGCAAGCACGTCACCTTGGAACTTGGCGGCAATGCTGCTGCAATCGTGCTCGCGGATTATTCGAGTGAGGCTGATCTGGAATGGGCCGCGTCGCGCATTGCCACTTTTGGCTACTACCAAGCCGGCCAGTCGTGCGTCGCTGTTCAACAGGTGATGATCGACGAGCATGTGCTGGAGGCTCTGCTTCCACGCTTGGTGGCAAGAGTCGAAGGACTCGCCACTGGATCTCCTTGGGATGACGCCACTGTTGTCGGTCCGCTCATCAGCGAAGCTGCGGCCGAGCGCGTTGAATTGTGGATCCACGAAGCAGTGGCGGCCGGGGCTCGAGTGCTGGTCGGTGGTGGCCGATCGGGTACGTCCGTTGAGCCCACACTGCTCATTGATGTTGATCCGCAATCGCGCGTGGCAACCCAGGAAGTGTTCGGCCCAGTTGTCTGCGTGCAGGTCATCGATGGACTCCACGACGCCATTACCCGTGTGAACAGCTCTCGTTTTGGCCTGCAGACTGGTGTATTCACCCATGACATCCAGGCGGCATTCAGAGCCCATCGTGATCTGGAAGTTGGTGGGGTGATCATCGGCGATGTGCCGAGCTTCCGATCCGACCAGATGCCCTATGGCGGAGTGAAGGACTCTGGATCTGGCCGCGAGGGCCTTCGGGCAGCCATGGAGGACCTCACCTATGAGCGAGTCCTCGTACTGTCGGATTTGGATCTGTAG
- the dxr gene encoding 1-deoxy-D-xylulose-5-phosphate reductoisomerase has protein sequence MRSVVILGSTGSIGTQALDVASRNSELFRIVGLGASGRSLELIAEQAVRFHVEVVALTEAANPDDFLAAFALASSRLGTKMRPIAVIYGQGAQAELAAWQCDVVLNGLAGAAGLVPTLAALNAGRTLALANKESLIIGGDLVRAIAKPGQIVPVDSEHSALAQALLGGARSEVRRLLLTASGGPFRGWSPQALESVTPEQALRHPTWTMGPLVTINSATLMNKGLEVIEAHLLFDIAFDQIDVVIHPQSIVHSMVEFVDGSTLAQASPPDMRLPIALGMSWPDRVPGAIPGCDWTQAATWEFFPVDAAAFPAIDLARTAGLAGGTATAVFNAADEACVAAFLDRTIAFPQIVRTVGEVLAEHLGGGDGQAGSAHVMGNDLTLHDVEQADAWARKRALEVALVFAEGVR, from the coding sequence ATGCGTTCGGTTGTCATCCTCGGCTCAACGGGTTCGATCGGAACCCAAGCACTGGATGTGGCAAGCCGAAACAGCGAGCTCTTTCGGATCGTCGGGCTCGGTGCGAGTGGCCGAAGCCTTGAACTCATCGCTGAGCAGGCGGTCAGATTTCACGTTGAAGTTGTCGCGCTGACTGAAGCCGCGAATCCAGATGACTTCCTGGCGGCGTTCGCGCTGGCTTCCAGTCGCCTTGGCACCAAGATGCGCCCCATCGCTGTGATCTATGGGCAAGGCGCTCAGGCCGAGCTCGCGGCCTGGCAGTGCGATGTCGTGCTCAATGGACTCGCTGGTGCCGCAGGTCTTGTCCCGACGCTGGCAGCGCTGAACGCGGGTCGGACATTGGCACTGGCCAACAAGGAGTCGCTGATCATCGGCGGCGACCTTGTGCGCGCCATCGCCAAGCCCGGTCAGATCGTGCCAGTGGATTCCGAGCACTCGGCGCTGGCCCAGGCCTTGCTCGGCGGAGCACGCAGCGAGGTACGTCGACTGCTCCTCACCGCATCTGGGGGCCCCTTTCGTGGCTGGTCGCCGCAGGCACTTGAGTCAGTTACACCAGAACAGGCGTTGAGGCATCCGACATGGACGATGGGTCCTCTGGTCACTATCAACTCGGCAACCCTCATGAACAAGGGCTTGGAAGTCATCGAAGCCCATCTGCTCTTTGACATTGCCTTCGATCAGATCGATGTGGTGATCCATCCGCAATCGATCGTGCATTCGATGGTGGAGTTTGTGGATGGATCCACGCTCGCGCAGGCGAGCCCACCGGACATGCGGCTGCCCATCGCACTTGGCATGTCGTGGCCGGATCGAGTTCCAGGTGCGATCCCCGGCTGCGATTGGACTCAGGCCGCCACCTGGGAGTTCTTCCCGGTGGATGCCGCGGCTTTTCCGGCCATTGACCTGGCTCGAACGGCCGGCCTGGCTGGCGGCACAGCCACGGCAGTGTTCAACGCTGCTGATGAAGCCTGCGTGGCTGCCTTTCTGGATCGCACGATTGCCTTTCCCCAGATCGTGCGCACTGTTGGCGAAGTGCTGGCCGAGCACTTGGGTGGCGGCGATGGGCAGGCTGGTTCGGCGCATGTCATGGGGAACGACTTGACTTTGCACGACGTCGAACAGGCGGACGCCTGGGCTCGCAAGCGAGCTCTCGAAGTAGCGTTGGTATTCGCGGAAGGAGTGCGCTAG
- a CDS encoding site-2 protease family protein: MLQLIGILIFVLLIAMSIGLHEFGHFLPAKKFGVKVTEFMIGFGPAIWTRVKGETRYGFKAVPLGGYVRMIGMLPPVKQVDQEAAPANTGRFATMIADARQQSLEEVGPDDHNRVFYRLPVRKRVLVMLGGPTMNLIFATVLFSIVLIGIGLPQPSLTVNSVVACTPSVDHPSGAPLPSGNCPSGTTQTPAKAAGVQPGDVIVGLNGKTAQDWNAVSTSLRASGGKTVTLDLMRDGQPVAVPVAVALIDRPQYDEYGEATGATVAGGFVGVSPGLDYVRQSVTEVPAFMWNLTTASIGALISLPVRLYELVTQTLIGGQERAIDGPVSVVGVSRIGGDIAAMDEPMVGKIATFLGLAASLNLFLFLFNLLPIPPLDGGHIAGALYEAIRRSIAKIRGRPDPGPVDVARLLPVAYIVAIVLVSMGALVIWADLVKPISLG, from the coding sequence GTGCTGCAGCTCATTGGCATCCTGATCTTTGTCCTGCTTATCGCGATGTCCATTGGCCTGCACGAATTTGGGCACTTCCTGCCCGCCAAGAAATTCGGCGTCAAAGTCACTGAGTTCATGATCGGATTTGGTCCGGCGATCTGGACTCGGGTCAAGGGCGAGACTCGCTACGGATTCAAGGCTGTGCCACTTGGCGGCTATGTCCGGATGATCGGCATGCTGCCACCCGTCAAACAGGTCGATCAGGAGGCTGCGCCGGCGAACACGGGACGCTTCGCAACGATGATTGCCGATGCTCGACAGCAGTCATTGGAAGAAGTCGGTCCTGACGATCACAATCGCGTCTTCTACCGATTGCCGGTGCGCAAGCGAGTGCTGGTCATGCTCGGCGGTCCCACGATGAATCTGATCTTCGCTACCGTGCTGTTCTCGATTGTGCTGATCGGCATTGGGCTGCCCCAACCTTCGCTGACAGTGAATTCAGTTGTGGCGTGCACGCCAAGTGTGGACCATCCAAGTGGTGCCCCTCTGCCGTCAGGCAACTGTCCCTCGGGTACAACCCAAACGCCAGCGAAGGCCGCTGGGGTCCAGCCTGGTGATGTGATCGTGGGCTTGAACGGCAAAACGGCTCAGGATTGGAATGCAGTCAGCACCTCTCTGCGGGCTTCGGGCGGCAAGACCGTCACCTTGGATCTGATGCGCGATGGTCAACCAGTGGCTGTTCCCGTTGCCGTCGCCTTGATCGATCGACCTCAATATGACGAATACGGTGAGGCCACTGGGGCAACGGTGGCTGGCGGATTCGTCGGCGTCAGCCCTGGCCTTGACTACGTTCGGCAGAGCGTGACTGAAGTTCCCGCCTTCATGTGGAATCTCACCACGGCTTCAATCGGTGCGCTCATCAGCTTGCCAGTGCGTCTGTATGAGCTGGTGACCCAGACGCTGATAGGTGGCCAGGAGCGAGCGATCGATGGCCCAGTGAGCGTGGTGGGGGTCAGCCGCATTGGTGGCGATATTGCCGCTATGGATGAGCCGATGGTTGGCAAGATCGCCACCTTCCTGGGGCTGGCGGCCTCCTTGAATCTGTTCCTGTTCCTGTTCAATCTGCTCCCCATCCCACCGCTGGACGGTGGGCACATCGCTGGAGCGCTCTATGAGGCCATCCGGCGGTCCATTGCAAAAATCAGAGGACGCCCAGATCCTGGCCCGGTCGACGTAGCACGCTTGCTTCCTGTGGCCTACATCGTGGCGATAGTTCTGGTGAGCATGGGAGCCTTGGTCATCTGGGCGGACTTGGTCAAGCCCATCTCACTGGGGTGA
- the ispG gene encoding flavodoxin-dependent (E)-4-hydroxy-3-methylbut-2-enyl-diphosphate synthase, with amino-acid sequence MTIQLGMPAPAPRVISSRRKSRPLILKHPTHPVTVGGDAPISVQSMCTTLTSDVNATLQQIAELTAAGCQIVRVACPSQDDADALPQIARKAGIPVIADIHFQPKYVFAAIDAGCAGVRVNPGNIKKFDDQIAAISRAARDAGTPIRIGVNAGSLDPRLLQKYGKATPEALVESALWEASLFEEHDFRDIKISVKHHDPVIMVEAYIQLAEQCDYPLHLGVTEAGPAFQGTVKSAVAFGALLSRGIGDTIRVSLSAPPVEEIKVGNQILESLNLRQRGLEIVSCPSCGRAQVDVYTLAEQVTAGLEGLDVPLRVAVMGCVVNGPGEAREADLGVASGNGKGQIFVKGEVIKTVPESMIVETLIEEALKLAESMTESGTPEVMAH; translated from the coding sequence GTGACTATTCAATTGGGCATGCCAGCACCCGCACCTCGTGTCATCTCCAGTCGCCGCAAGTCGCGTCCATTGATCCTCAAGCATCCGACTCATCCGGTCACTGTTGGCGGAGATGCCCCGATCAGCGTGCAGTCGATGTGCACGACCTTGACCTCAGACGTCAACGCGACCTTGCAACAGATCGCTGAGCTCACCGCAGCGGGTTGTCAGATTGTGCGAGTGGCCTGCCCAAGCCAGGACGACGCTGACGCCTTGCCACAGATCGCTCGCAAGGCGGGCATTCCGGTTATTGCCGATATCCACTTTCAGCCGAAGTACGTCTTTGCCGCAATCGATGCCGGTTGCGCCGGCGTGCGAGTCAATCCTGGCAACATCAAGAAGTTCGACGATCAGATCGCAGCAATCTCTCGCGCCGCGCGCGATGCTGGCACTCCGATTCGCATCGGCGTGAATGCCGGATCACTTGATCCGCGACTCTTGCAGAAGTACGGCAAGGCAACGCCAGAGGCGCTGGTGGAATCCGCGCTCTGGGAGGCCTCCCTCTTTGAAGAGCATGACTTTCGCGATATCAAGATCTCGGTCAAGCACCACGATCCGGTGATCATGGTTGAGGCATACATCCAGCTCGCAGAGCAATGCGACTATCCATTGCACCTCGGCGTGACTGAGGCGGGCCCTGCGTTCCAAGGCACGGTGAAATCGGCCGTCGCATTTGGAGCGCTTCTCAGTCGAGGCATTGGTGACACCATTCGTGTCTCGCTGTCGGCTCCGCCAGTTGAAGAGATCAAGGTCGGAAATCAGATTCTTGAGTCCCTCAATCTTCGTCAGCGCGGGCTGGAAATCGTGTCCTGTCCTTCCTGTGGACGGGCTCAGGTGGACGTCTACACCCTTGCCGAGCAGGTCACTGCTGGCCTGGAGGGCCTTGACGTCCCGCTGCGTGTTGCAGTGATGGGTTGTGTCGTCAATGGTCCCGGCGAGGCTCGTGAAGCCGACCTCGGCGTGGCATCGGGCAACGGCAAGGGCCAGATCTTCGTCAAGGGCGAGGTCATCAAGACTGTGCCCGAGTCGATGATCGTTGAGACGCTGATTGAAGAAGCGTTGAAGCTCGCAGAATCGATGACCGAAAGCGGCACGCCGGAGGTCATGGCTCACTAG
- a CDS encoding DUF4081 domain-containing protein, with amino-acid sequence MGNVHPIAAEDLEQLLRLFARDPVTHCFVESRVQVGGVDPWKLGGEILGYYKDDQLVSALYSGANLVPIEATPAAIAAFADYLRPRLRRSSSMLGRAVEVLDLWRLLEPAWGTARAIREVQPLMAISSNGPIEPDPDVRCIRLDELDAYLPAAIDMFTEEIGVSPVAGGNTLAYRSRCADLIRAGRSFGRVRDGLVEFKAEVGSVSPFVCQVQGVWVDRRLRGQGISIPGMAAVVAAARARFSPTVSLYVNDFNTPARKAYLAVGFEQVGTFATVLF; translated from the coding sequence GTGGGAAACGTGCACCCAATTGCGGCAGAGGACCTGGAGCAGCTGCTCCGGCTGTTTGCGCGCGATCCAGTGACGCATTGCTTTGTCGAATCCCGGGTACAGGTTGGCGGCGTGGATCCATGGAAGCTCGGGGGTGAGATTCTGGGCTACTACAAAGACGATCAGCTTGTATCGGCTCTGTACTCCGGAGCAAATCTCGTGCCCATCGAAGCAACCCCCGCGGCCATCGCGGCCTTCGCTGATTACCTGCGCCCGCGACTTCGCCGGTCCTCATCGATGCTCGGGCGGGCAGTGGAAGTGCTGGACCTGTGGCGCTTGCTGGAGCCTGCCTGGGGGACAGCGCGCGCAATTCGCGAGGTGCAGCCGCTGATGGCCATCAGCTCAAATGGGCCCATCGAGCCAGATCCTGATGTTCGATGTATTCGCCTTGATGAACTCGATGCGTACCTGCCAGCCGCTATCGACATGTTCACCGAGGAGATCGGGGTTTCTCCCGTTGCCGGTGGCAACACTTTGGCCTATCGCAGCCGGTGTGCTGATCTGATCCGCGCCGGACGAAGTTTCGGACGCGTGCGAGATGGCCTGGTGGAATTCAAGGCCGAGGTTGGTTCCGTCAGCCCATTTGTCTGTCAAGTGCAAGGCGTGTGGGTTGACCGCAGATTGCGAGGTCAAGGCATCTCGATCCCGGGCATGGCTGCGGTGGTCGCTGCTGCCAGGGCACGCTTCAGTCCGACGGTCTCGCTCTATGTCAATGACTTCAACACTCCGGCCCGCAAGGCCTATCTTGCAGTGGGCTTTGAGCAGGTCGGGACGTTCGCCACCGTGCTGTTTTAG